The Paramixta manurensis region ATCACCATCGGGATTCTGGCCGCCTACCTTTCCGATACCGCTTTCAGCTTTACCGGCAACTGGCGCTGGATGCTGGGCGTCATTACTATCCCGGCGATTTTACTGCTGATTGGCGTTTTCTTCCTGCCTAATAGCCCACGCTGGCTGGCGGCGAAAGGTAACTTCCGCGATGCGCAACGCGTCCTTGATCGCCTGCGCGATACCAGCGAACAAGCCAAACGAGAACTGGATGAGATTCGCGAAAGTCTGAAAATTAAGCAAAGCGGCTGGGGGCTATTCCAAAGCAATAGCAATTTCCGCCGTGCGGTGTTCCTTGGCGTGTTGTTACAGGTTATGCAACAGTTCACCGGCATGAATGTCATCATGTACTATGCGCCGAAAATTTTTGAAATCGCCGGTTTTACCAATACCACCGAACAGATGTGGGGAACCGTCATCGTTGGGCTGGTGAACGTGTTGGCAACCTTTATCGCGATCGGCTTGGTTGACCGTTGGGGTCGTAAACCAACACTGACGCTGGGCTTCCTGGTAATGGCAGCCGGTATGGGGATCCTCGGTACCATGTTGCATATGGGCATTCAGTCGCCGGGCGCGCAATATTTTGCGATTGCCATGCTGCTGATGTTTATTGTCGGCTTCGCAATGAGCGCCGGCCCGCTGATCTGGGTGCTGTGTTCTGAAATCCAGCCGCTTAAAGGGCGTGATTTCGGTATCACGGTCTCCACCGCAACCAACTGGATTGCGAACATGATTGTCGGCGCTACCTTCCTGACGATGCTGAGTTCGCTGGGTAACGCCAATACCTTCTGGGTATACGCGGGTCTGAATATCTTCTTTATTCTGCTGACGCTGTGGCTGATTCCTGAAACCAAAGGTATTTCGCTGGAGCATATCGAGCGTAACCTGATGTCCGGTAAAGCTTTGCGTAATATCGGCGCACGCGATTAATCCCTTTCGGGGCGGGAGAAGTGCTTCCCGCCCCGAACAGTATTGTTTTCTCCCTACTAGCGCCGTATTCTCCTTGCCATGAAATCCCCTCGCCTTCCCATTGCTGTACAGCAAGCTGTGATGCGTACGCTGCGTGAAAAATTGCAGCAGGCCAACCAGCGCCTTGAACGACACTATCCTGAGCCCGCCCTTGTCTATCAACAGCGGGGAACCGCTGCAGGCACCGCGTGGCTGGAGCGCTGGGAAATTCGCCTCAATCCGGTGTTGTTAATGGAAAATCAGCAG contains the following coding sequences:
- a CDS encoding sugar porter family MFS transporter; the protein is MPGNTHNSRTSNKMMTFFVCFLAALAGLLFGLDIGVIAGALPFIAKDFNVTSHQQEWIVSSMMFGAAIGAIGSGWMSSRLGRKKSLMAGAILFVIGSLLSATASNPEMLIVARVILGLAVGVASYTAPLYLSEIAPEKIRGSMISLYQLMITIGILAAYLSDTAFSFTGNWRWMLGVITIPAILLLIGVFFLPNSPRWLAAKGNFRDAQRVLDRLRDTSEQAKRELDEIRESLKIKQSGWGLFQSNSNFRRAVFLGVLLQVMQQFTGMNVIMYYAPKIFEIAGFTNTTEQMWGTVIVGLVNVLATFIAIGLVDRWGRKPTLTLGFLVMAAGMGILGTMLHMGIQSPGAQYFAIAMLLMFIVGFAMSAGPLIWVLCSEIQPLKGRDFGITVSTATNWIANMIVGATFLTMLSSLGNANTFWVYAGLNIFFILLTLWLIPETKGISLEHIERNLMSGKALRNIGARD